In the Bordetella genomosp. 10 genome, one interval contains:
- a CDS encoding PepSY-associated TM helix domain-containing protein — protein MTTLISTRHWYLIHKWSSLVCTVFLLLLCLTGLPLIFKDEIDDLLGGDTPYAQVPADAPRVSLDVLADAARARYPGQLITSMLIDDEPRVIVYMTPSWKTFLGPGSQNHSIRFDAHTGAVLHDSTVPDAAGAAFMKLVRDLHTDLFVDLPGALFLAAMGLLFVVAIVSGVLLYGPFMKKLDFGTVRADRSKRIRWLDLHNLLGIVLTAWTLVVGATGIMNELSTPLFKYWNRTEVQAMLVPYKNQPAPERENWHSVEAAFRTTVDALPGMTVKLLFPPGNPFGSPYHYLAWAKGNTPLTSRLFTPVLIDARTGRITDKVKMPLYLRLLEVSRPLHFGDYGGMPLKILWTLLDLVTIVVLCSGLYLWFKRRGVQARRVGQLAVRTSVVNEA, from the coding sequence ATGACGACCCTGATCTCCACGCGGCATTGGTACCTCATACACAAGTGGTCGAGCCTGGTCTGCACGGTGTTCCTGCTGCTGCTTTGCCTGACCGGCCTGCCCCTGATCTTCAAGGACGAGATCGACGACCTGCTGGGCGGCGATACGCCTTACGCCCAAGTCCCCGCCGACGCGCCGCGCGTCAGCCTCGACGTTCTGGCCGATGCGGCGCGCGCGCGTTACCCGGGCCAGCTCATCACTTCGATGCTGATCGACGACGAACCGCGGGTCATCGTCTACATGACGCCGTCTTGGAAGACCTTCCTGGGGCCCGGATCGCAGAATCATTCCATCAGGTTCGACGCGCATACCGGCGCGGTGCTGCACGATTCGACGGTGCCCGACGCGGCGGGCGCGGCCTTCATGAAGCTCGTGCGGGACCTGCACACGGACCTGTTCGTGGACTTGCCCGGCGCCTTGTTCCTGGCGGCGATGGGCCTGCTCTTCGTCGTGGCCATCGTGTCCGGGGTGCTGCTGTACGGACCCTTCATGAAGAAGCTGGACTTCGGCACCGTGCGCGCGGACCGCTCGAAACGGATCCGCTGGCTGGACCTGCACAACCTGCTGGGCATCGTGCTGACGGCCTGGACCCTGGTGGTCGGGGCGACGGGCATCATGAACGAGCTGTCGACGCCGCTGTTCAAGTACTGGAACCGCACCGAGGTCCAGGCCATGCTGGTGCCCTACAAGAACCAGCCCGCGCCCGAACGGGAAAACTGGCATTCGGTGGAAGCGGCGTTCCGCACGACCGTGGACGCGCTGCCGGGCATGACGGTAAAGCTGCTGTTCCCGCCGGGCAATCCCTTCGGCAGTCCTTATCACTATCTGGCCTGGGCCAAGGGGAACACGCCCTTGACCTCGCGCCTGTTCACGCCGGTGCTCATCGACGCCCGGACGGGCCGGATCACCGACAAGGTGAAAATGCCGCTCTACCTCCGGCTGCTGGAAGTCTCGCGTCCCCTGCATTTCGGCGACTACGGCGGCATGCCGTTGAAGATACTCTGGACGCTGCTGGACCTGGTGACCATCGTCGTCCTGTGCAGCGGGTTGTATCTCTGGTTCAAGCGGCGCGGCGTGCAGGCGCGCCGCGTCGGGCAGCTCGCCGTGCGGACGAGCGTCGTGAACGAGGCGTAG
- a CDS encoding IMPACT family protein — translation MATTLSQPAEYRETIKKSVFLALAAPVGDAQAAMAFIAGHSDPDATHNCWAYRVGDHYRFNDDGEPGGSAGRPILQAIDGQQCDRVAVLVIRWFGGIKLGTGGLVRAYGGCAANCLRLAPRVEIVQTVRASCHCVYADLQWLQSRLAAAGAAIVAEDFDAEGATLTLDIPRAAAAELAQAITDATRGRSVLALDQQTGGA, via the coding sequence ATGGCCACGACGCTGTCGCAGCCCGCCGAATACCGGGAAACGATCAAGAAGAGCGTTTTCCTGGCGCTGGCGGCGCCCGTCGGCGACGCGCAGGCGGCCATGGCCTTCATCGCCGGCCATAGCGATCCCGACGCCACGCACAACTGCTGGGCCTACCGGGTGGGCGACCACTACCGCTTCAACGACGACGGCGAGCCGGGTGGCAGCGCCGGACGGCCCATCCTGCAGGCCATCGACGGCCAGCAATGCGACCGCGTGGCCGTGCTGGTGATCCGCTGGTTCGGCGGCATCAAGCTGGGGACGGGCGGATTGGTGCGGGCCTATGGCGGGTGCGCCGCCAACTGCCTGCGGCTGGCGCCGCGGGTGGAGATCGTCCAGACCGTGCGGGCCAGTTGCCATTGCGTCTACGCCGATCTGCAATGGTTGCAGTCGCGGCTGGCGGCCGCCGGCGCGGCCATCGTGGCGGAGGATTTCGACGCCGAGGGCGCGACGCTGACGCTGGACATTCCGCGCGCGGCGGCGGCCGAACTGGCGCAGGCCATCACCGACGCGACGCGCGGACGCAGCGTATTGGCGCTGGATCAGCAAACAGGCGGGGCCTGA
- a CDS encoding sigma-70 family RNA polymerase sigma factor: MAIQASDATLPIAQLYKDHGGWLANWLHRQLGNGADAADLSHDVFTRLLARPRPVPAGQPRAYLSSIARGLVIDHWRRRELHRAWLETLAHAPAEHEPSPETRAVMFETLVLIDRALDALKPPVRAAFLLVQLEGLTCAQAARQLGISLATVERHMARALRHCYSVWFAA; the protein is encoded by the coding sequence ATGGCGATCCAGGCCTCCGACGCCACCCTCCCCATTGCCCAGCTCTACAAGGACCACGGCGGCTGGTTGGCCAACTGGCTGCACCGGCAACTGGGCAATGGCGCGGATGCCGCCGACCTCAGCCACGACGTCTTCACGCGCCTGCTGGCGCGGCCGCGTCCCGTGCCGGCCGGCCAGCCGCGCGCCTACCTGAGCAGCATCGCGCGCGGGCTGGTCATCGATCATTGGCGCCGCCGCGAACTGCATCGCGCCTGGCTCGAAACCCTGGCCCACGCGCCGGCGGAACATGAACCCTCGCCCGAGACGCGCGCCGTGATGTTCGAGACCCTGGTGCTGATCGACCGCGCGCTGGACGCGCTCAAGCCGCCCGTGCGCGCCGCCTTCCTGCTGGTGCAACTGGAAGGGCTGACCTGCGCCCAGGCGGCGCGGCAACTGGGCATCTCGCTGGCCACGGTCGAACGCCACATGGCGCGCGCCTTGCGCCACTGCTACAGCGTGTGGTTCGCGGCATGA
- a CDS encoding MFS transporter: protein MASPGAPRASSAAPGSLKVTGQILSILLFNFLGYLTVGLPMAVLPGYVHNELGYGSVLAGLVISIQYLATLLSRSHAGRMSDSVGPRKTVLVGLAACAASGVFLLMAYAFERSPTVSLIALLVGRLVLGFGESWVGTGGLTWGIGKVGAAHTGRVISWSGICTYGALAIGAPLGVVLQTHLSMGAVGAAVLGVGLFGIALAAPRAPVAVVGGARMAFKHVMAQVLPHGLSLGLASVGFGSIATFITLYYASFQWDGAALALSVFGCAFIGARLLLANTIPRFGGFRVAICSIAVEVLGLLCLWLAPLPGFALAGAALTGFGFSLVFPALGVEAVARVPAGNRGAALGAYSVFLDLSLGITGPVVGLAVASYGYASIFLLAALASLLSIGIIVLLLKAARRAGSA, encoded by the coding sequence ATGGCTTCTCCTGGCGCGCCACGCGCATCGTCGGCGGCGCCCGGTTCCCTGAAGGTGACCGGGCAGATTCTTTCCATCCTGCTGTTCAATTTCCTCGGCTACCTGACCGTGGGCCTGCCCATGGCGGTATTGCCCGGGTACGTGCACAACGAACTGGGCTACGGCTCGGTGCTGGCGGGCCTGGTGATCAGCATCCAGTACCTGGCCACGCTGTTGAGCCGGTCGCATGCCGGCCGCATGTCCGACAGCGTCGGTCCCCGCAAGACGGTGCTGGTGGGCCTGGCGGCCTGCGCCGCCAGCGGGGTATTCCTCTTGATGGCCTACGCCTTTGAGCGGTCGCCCACCGTCAGCCTGATTGCGCTGCTGGTGGGACGCCTGGTCCTGGGTTTCGGCGAAAGCTGGGTCGGCACGGGCGGCCTGACGTGGGGGATAGGCAAGGTCGGCGCGGCCCATACCGGCCGCGTGATTTCCTGGAGCGGCATCTGCACCTACGGCGCCCTGGCGATAGGCGCGCCGCTGGGCGTGGTGCTGCAGACGCACCTGAGCATGGGCGCGGTCGGCGCGGCCGTGCTGGGCGTGGGCCTGTTCGGCATCGCGCTGGCGGCGCCGCGCGCGCCGGTGGCGGTGGTGGGCGGCGCGCGCATGGCGTTCAAGCACGTGATGGCGCAGGTGCTGCCGCATGGCCTGTCGCTGGGCCTGGCGTCGGTGGGCTTCGGCTCCATCGCCACCTTCATCACCCTTTACTACGCTTCCTTCCAGTGGGACGGCGCGGCGCTGGCGTTGAGCGTGTTCGGCTGCGCCTTCATCGGCGCGCGCCTGCTGCTGGCCAACACGATTCCGCGCTTCGGCGGCTTCCGCGTCGCCATCTGCTCCATCGCGGTGGAAGTGCTGGGGCTGCTGTGCCTGTGGCTGGCGCCCTTGCCCGGCTTCGCGCTGGCGGGGGCGGCGCTGACCGGTTTCGGTTTTTCGCTGGTGTTCCCGGCGCTGGGCGTGGAGGCGGTGGCGCGCGTGCCGGCGGGCAATCGCGGCGCGGCGCTGGGCGCGTATTCCGTCTTCCTGGACCTGTCGCTGGGCATCACCGGCCCGGTGGTGGGACTGGCGGTGGCGTCCTACGGCTATGCCTCGATCTTCCTGCTGGCGGCGCTGGCGTCCTTGCTGTCCATCGGCATCATCGTGCTCTTGCTGAAGGCCGCGCGCCGCGCCGGGTCCGCCTGA
- a CDS encoding ABC-F family ATPase translates to MISTANLTIQFGPKPLFENVSVKFGEGNRYGLIGANGSGKSTFMKIIGGDLEASSGNVALEPGVRLGKLRQDQFAYEDVRVLDVVMMGHTEMWAAMSERDAIYANPEATDDDYMRAADLEAKFAEYDGYTAEARAGELLLGLELPVEQHNLPMREVAPGWKLRVLLAQALFSNPDVLLLDEPTNNLDINTIRWLENVLNGYQSTMIIISHDRHFLNQVCTHMADLDYREIRIYPGNYDDYMLASTQARERLSADNAKAKERISELQDFVRRFSANKSKARQATSRLKQIDRIKAEQVEVKPSSRQNPYIRFEQSKVLHRLAVTVEHLSKAYDAPVIRDFSAMVEAGEKIAIVGANGVGKTTLLRLLAGDLAADKGEVKWSDNADKGYMAQDVSDQFQQTDINLFDWMTDHRQPGDDDQAIRSVLGRLLFSADDLPKAPKVLSGGEKNRMTFGRLMLGRHNVLLMDEPTNHLDMESIESLQFALEKFAGTLFFVSHDREFVSGLATRVIEILPSGEIIDYRGGYEDYLASRGVEV, encoded by the coding sequence GTGATCTCCACCGCCAATCTCACCATCCAGTTCGGCCCCAAACCCCTGTTCGAAAACGTCAGCGTCAAGTTCGGCGAAGGCAACCGCTATGGCCTCATCGGCGCCAACGGTTCCGGCAAGTCGACCTTCATGAAAATCATCGGGGGCGACCTGGAAGCATCGTCCGGCAACGTCGCGCTGGAGCCGGGCGTGCGCCTGGGCAAGCTGCGCCAGGACCAGTTCGCCTATGAAGACGTGCGGGTGCTGGACGTGGTCATGATGGGCCATACCGAGATGTGGGCGGCGATGTCCGAGCGCGACGCCATCTACGCCAACCCCGAGGCCACCGACGACGACTACATGCGCGCCGCCGACCTGGAGGCCAAGTTCGCCGAATACGACGGCTACACGGCCGAGGCGCGCGCCGGCGAGCTGCTGCTGGGGCTGGAGCTGCCGGTCGAGCAGCACAACCTGCCGATGCGCGAAGTGGCGCCGGGCTGGAAGCTGCGCGTGCTGCTGGCGCAGGCGCTGTTCTCCAATCCGGACGTGCTGCTGCTGGACGAGCCGACCAACAACCTGGACATCAACACCATCCGCTGGCTGGAGAACGTGCTCAACGGCTACCAGAGCACGATGATCATCATCAGCCACGACCGCCACTTCCTGAACCAGGTCTGCACCCACATGGCCGACCTGGACTATCGCGAAATCCGCATCTACCCGGGCAACTACGACGACTACATGCTGGCGTCCACGCAGGCGCGCGAACGCCTGTCGGCCGACAACGCCAAGGCCAAGGAGCGGATTTCCGAGCTGCAGGACTTCGTGCGCCGCTTCTCCGCCAACAAGTCCAAGGCGCGCCAGGCGACCTCGCGCCTGAAGCAGATCGACCGCATCAAGGCCGAGCAGGTCGAGGTCAAGCCTTCCTCGCGCCAGAACCCGTACATCCGCTTCGAGCAGAGCAAGGTCCTGCACCGCCTGGCCGTCACGGTGGAGCATCTTTCCAAGGCCTACGACGCGCCGGTCATCCGCGATTTCTCGGCCATGGTCGAGGCGGGCGAGAAAATCGCCATCGTCGGCGCCAACGGCGTGGGCAAGACCACGCTGCTGCGCCTGCTGGCGGGCGACCTGGCGGCCGACAAGGGCGAGGTGAAGTGGTCGGACAATGCCGACAAGGGCTACATGGCGCAGGACGTATCCGACCAGTTCCAGCAGACCGACATCAACCTGTTCGACTGGATGACCGATCATCGCCAGCCCGGCGACGACGACCAGGCCATCCGTTCCGTGCTGGGCCGCCTGCTGTTCTCCGCGGACGACCTGCCCAAGGCGCCCAAGGTCCTGTCCGGCGGCGAGAAGAACCGCATGACCTTCGGCCGGCTCATGCTGGGCCGCCACAACGTGCTGCTGATGGACGAGCCGACCAACCACCTGGACATGGAATCGATCGAATCGCTGCAGTTCGCGCTGGAGAAATTCGCCGGCACGCTGTTCTTCGTGTCGCACGACCGCGAGTTCGTATCGGGCCTGGCCACCCGCGTCATCGAAATCCTGCCCTCCGGCGAGATCATCGACTACCGCGGCGGCTACGAGGACTACCTGGCGTCGCGCGGCGTGGAGGTCTGA
- a CDS encoding cation:proton antiporter domain-containing protein, translating into MPHSTPLITTIVGGLVLAFILGAIAVRLKLPPLIGYLFAGILAGPHTPGFTADGHLAQELAELGVILLMFGVGLHFSLKDLLSVKGIAVPGAIVQISVATLMGLGMSQLMHWSLGGGLLFGLALSVASTVVLIKALDDREMVETGIGRIAVGWLIVEDLVMVAALVLIPALSGVLGGRGAEGGPSLWWVLGITVVKVAAFVAIMLIFGRRVIPWILERVVYTGNRELFRLGVLACALGVAYGATALFGVSFALGAFFAGMVMAESEFSQRAADESLPLRDAFSVLFFVSVGMLFDPLSFLRDPWGVLGTTLIIVVGKSIAAYLIVRAFRHSKMTALTISASLAQIGEFSFILAGLGITQQIMPTEAQDLVLGGAILSILINPLLFNLLDRYRGRAEEAELPPGQPDPGV; encoded by the coding sequence ATGCCCCATTCGACCCCGCTCATCACGACCATCGTGGGCGGCCTGGTGCTGGCGTTCATCCTGGGCGCGATCGCCGTCCGCTTGAAGCTGCCGCCGCTGATAGGCTATTTGTTCGCCGGCATACTCGCCGGACCGCACACGCCCGGATTCACCGCGGACGGCCACCTGGCGCAGGAACTGGCCGAACTGGGCGTGATCCTGCTGATGTTCGGCGTCGGCCTGCATTTCTCCCTCAAGGACCTGCTGTCGGTCAAGGGCATCGCCGTCCCGGGCGCCATCGTGCAGATCAGCGTGGCGACCCTGATGGGCCTGGGCATGTCGCAACTGATGCATTGGAGCCTGGGCGGCGGCCTGCTGTTCGGCCTGGCTTTGTCGGTGGCCAGCACGGTCGTGCTGATCAAGGCGCTGGACGACCGCGAGATGGTCGAGACGGGAATAGGGCGCATCGCGGTCGGATGGCTGATCGTCGAGGACCTGGTGATGGTCGCCGCCCTGGTGCTGATCCCGGCCCTGTCGGGCGTGCTCGGCGGGCGCGGCGCGGAAGGCGGTCCGTCCTTGTGGTGGGTGCTGGGAATCACCGTGGTCAAGGTGGCCGCCTTCGTCGCCATCATGCTGATCTTCGGGCGCCGCGTCATTCCCTGGATACTCGAACGGGTGGTCTATACCGGCAACCGCGAGCTTTTCCGGCTGGGCGTGCTGGCCTGCGCGCTGGGCGTGGCCTACGGCGCCACGGCGCTGTTCGGCGTGTCGTTCGCGCTGGGGGCCTTCTTCGCCGGCATGGTCATGGCCGAATCGGAATTCAGCCAGCGCGCCGCCGACGAATCGCTGCCGCTGCGCGACGCCTTCTCGGTCTTGTTCTTCGTCTCGGTGGGCATGCTGTTCGACCCGCTGTCCTTCCTGCGCGATCCGTGGGGCGTGCTGGGCACGACGCTCATCATCGTCGTCGGCAAGTCCATCGCGGCCTACCTCATCGTGCGCGCCTTCCGCCATTCCAAGATGACGGCGTTGACGATTTCCGCCAGCCTGGCGCAGATCGGCGAGTTTTCCTTCATCCTGGCGGGGCTGGGCATCACCCAGCAGATCATGCCCACCGAGGCCCAGGACCTGGTGCTGGGCGGGGCCATCCTGTCGATCCTGATCAACCCGCTGCTGTTCAATCTGCTGGATCGCTACCGCGGCCGCGCGGAAGAAGCGGAACTGCCGCCGGGCCAGCCCGACCCGGGCGTGTGA
- a CDS encoding TonB-dependent receptor, which yields MMRFSLRASAIPSPRRLPGLALAASMALGAGGVVLPALALAQASQAADYAIPAGSLAAALDTYARISNVNITYDAALVAQARTPGLHGRYAAGEGLNRLLAGTGLAAVAQPDGGYTLKSAPSGAVTQLPTVSVTAAAAPGEATPYAGGQVNTGAALGLLGGTSIMDSPFNVTSYSSQLIADQQARTVGAVVENDPSVRLASPAASMFQDFTVRGFYQDAIAINGLYGLAFGDSVPAEIADRVEVVKGPTALIAGMPPSGAIGGMINVQTKRAADEPLNRLSLDYASDGQVGTHADIGRRFGDQNQFGIRFNGVYRNGDTALDHNSSREALGSLGLDYRGTRLRASLDVISQRGAVYGFPRYLGFSGTDIPAPPKASANPFAGSVYKMNMTTVQGRVEYDLNDRWTAYATAGQSHNRYTFLGINALSGINSHGDFSAPVYNGRSAKDGAAAEAGLRGRFLTGAVSHQVSLAFDSVRARTASNSVNGPAVSSNIYDPRSFDFDDNVPGDAWTSSRNTLRGVALADTLGFADDRILLTVGGRQQWIKTENFNKAGARTSVYDDHALTPMVGVVVKPWDGVSLYANYIEGLTAGSTVTDVTAPNYGTTFAPYKSEQYETGVKWDLGHFTNTLSVFQIEKPSMIKNPVTLEYSADGRQRNRGIEWNAFGEIVPGVRVLGGASYTRALIRRSAGGVYDGNQAFGVPRWLANAGAEWDLPWVPGLSLNARAVYTGSLDLDSANRQHIPGWVRYDAGARYATQVAGRPVTVRLDVLNLFNHGYWVGQTFLSGYATRGAPRTVMLSASVDF from the coding sequence ATGATGCGATTCTCCCTACGCGCTTCCGCCATTCCTTCCCCGCGCCGGCTGCCCGGCCTCGCCCTGGCCGCGAGCATGGCCCTGGGCGCCGGCGGCGTTGTCCTGCCGGCCCTCGCGCTGGCCCAGGCCAGCCAAGCCGCCGACTACGCCATTCCGGCCGGCTCGCTGGCGGCGGCGCTGGACACGTATGCGCGCATCTCGAACGTCAACATCACCTATGACGCCGCCCTGGTGGCGCAGGCCCGCACGCCGGGCCTGCATGGGCGCTACGCCGCCGGCGAGGGCTTGAACCGCCTGCTGGCGGGCACCGGCCTGGCCGCCGTGGCGCAGCCCGACGGCGGCTATACCCTGAAGTCCGCGCCGTCCGGCGCCGTCACGCAACTGCCCACGGTCAGCGTCACGGCGGCCGCGGCGCCCGGCGAGGCGACGCCCTACGCCGGCGGGCAGGTCAACACGGGCGCGGCCCTGGGGCTGCTGGGCGGCACCAGCATCATGGACTCGCCGTTCAACGTCACCAGCTATTCCAGCCAGTTGATCGCCGACCAGCAGGCGCGCACGGTCGGCGCGGTGGTGGAGAACGACCCTTCGGTGCGCCTGGCCAGCCCGGCGGCCAGCATGTTCCAGGACTTCACCGTGCGCGGCTTCTACCAGGACGCGATCGCCATCAACGGCCTGTACGGCCTGGCCTTCGGCGACTCGGTGCCGGCCGAAATCGCCGACCGCGTCGAGGTGGTGAAGGGGCCGACCGCGCTGATCGCCGGCATGCCGCCCAGCGGCGCCATCGGCGGCATGATCAACGTGCAGACCAAGCGCGCCGCCGACGAACCGCTGAACCGCCTGTCGCTGGACTACGCGTCGGACGGCCAGGTCGGCACCCACGCCGACATCGGCCGCCGCTTCGGCGACCAGAACCAGTTCGGCATCCGCTTCAACGGCGTCTACCGCAACGGCGACACCGCCCTGGACCACAATTCCAGCCGCGAGGCCCTGGGCTCGCTGGGCCTGGACTATCGCGGGACGCGGCTGCGCGCCTCGCTGGACGTGATTTCGCAGCGCGGCGCGGTCTATGGCTTCCCGCGCTATCTCGGCTTCAGCGGCACCGACATCCCGGCCCCGCCCAAGGCCTCGGCAAATCCCTTCGCCGGCTCGGTCTACAAGATGAACATGACCACGGTGCAGGGCCGCGTCGAATACGACCTGAACGACCGCTGGACGGCCTACGCCACCGCCGGCCAGTCGCACAACCGCTATACCTTCCTCGGCATCAACGCGCTCAGCGGCATCAATTCGCACGGCGACTTCAGCGCGCCGGTCTACAACGGCCGCTCCGCCAAGGACGGCGCCGCCGCCGAGGCCGGCCTGCGCGGCAGGTTCCTCACCGGCGCGGTCTCGCACCAGGTGTCCCTGGCTTTCGACTCGGTGCGCGCCAGGACGGCGTCGAACTCCGTCAACGGCCCGGCGGTCAGCTCCAACATCTACGATCCGCGCAGCTTCGACTTCGACGACAACGTGCCGGGCGACGCCTGGACCTCCAGCCGCAACACCCTGCGCGGCGTGGCCCTGGCCGACACCCTGGGCTTCGCCGACGACCGCATCCTGCTGACCGTGGGCGGGCGCCAGCAATGGATCAAGACGGAGAACTTCAACAAGGCCGGCGCGCGCACCTCGGTCTACGACGATCATGCGCTGACGCCCATGGTGGGGGTGGTCGTCAAGCCGTGGGACGGCGTGTCCCTGTACGCCAACTACATCGAGGGCCTGACGGCGGGATCGACGGTGACCGACGTCACCGCGCCGAACTACGGCACCACCTTCGCGCCGTACAAGTCCGAGCAGTACGAGACCGGCGTGAAATGGGACCTGGGCCATTTCACCAATACGCTCAGCGTGTTCCAGATCGAAAAGCCCAGCATGATCAAGAACCCGGTCACCTTGGAATACAGCGCCGACGGCAGGCAGCGCAACCGCGGCATCGAATGGAACGCCTTCGGCGAGATCGTGCCCGGGGTGCGGGTGCTGGGCGGGGCCTCGTACACGCGCGCCCTGATCCGCAGGAGCGCGGGCGGCGTCTACGACGGCAACCAGGCCTTCGGCGTGCCCCGCTGGCTGGCCAACGCCGGCGCCGAATGGGACCTGCCCTGGGTGCCCGGCCTGTCGCTGAACGCGCGCGCGGTCTATACGGGCAGCCTGGACCTCGATTCGGCGAACAGGCAGCACATCCCCGGCTGGGTCCGCTACGACGCCGGCGCCCGCTACGCCACCCAGGTGGCCGGCAGGCCGGTGACCGTCCGCCTGGACGTGCTGAACCTGTTCAACCACGGCTACTGGGTCGGCCAGACCTTCCTCAGCGGCTACGCCACCCGGGGCGCGCCGCGTACCGTGATGCTGTCGGCCTCGGTCGATTTCTGA
- a CDS encoding enoyl-CoA hydratase-related protein, which produces MPQTLEIEYKPQAAVVWLSRPDVRNAVDPLMVQELTEAFEALGRDPQVRAIVLAGRGIGFCAGADIGQTRYGAQPGEQDDRADALACAAMLHTIYSCPKATIARVHGICMSVGMGLAAACDITIASAHATFALPETRLGLVPALIAPYVLRAIGPRQATRWFLTGETFSATEAWRIGFVHDLCEPESLDMRIAALVDTFMLTAPDAVLATKQLVHELPLRAMEKKSADPAAAPPATPDIGEAGGSNADPAAGAPAADAMVRGASPGLSGNRLPEWIVAGDHPSGLAPV; this is translated from the coding sequence ATGCCGCAAACATTGGAAATCGAATACAAACCCCAAGCGGCCGTTGTGTGGCTTTCCCGGCCCGACGTGCGCAACGCCGTCGATCCCTTGATGGTCCAGGAATTGACCGAGGCCTTCGAGGCGCTCGGGCGCGATCCGCAGGTCCGCGCTATCGTGCTGGCCGGCCGCGGCATCGGCTTCTGCGCCGGCGCCGATATCGGCCAGACCCGCTACGGCGCCCAGCCCGGGGAACAGGACGACCGCGCCGACGCGCTGGCCTGCGCCGCCATGCTGCACACCATTTATTCCTGCCCCAAGGCTACCATCGCCCGCGTCCACGGCATCTGCATGTCGGTGGGCATGGGGCTGGCGGCCGCTTGTGATATCACCATCGCCTCCGCCCACGCCACCTTCGCCCTGCCCGAGACGCGGCTGGGCCTGGTGCCGGCCTTGATCGCGCCCTACGTGCTGCGCGCCATCGGTCCGCGCCAGGCGACGCGCTGGTTCCTCACCGGCGAAACCTTCAGCGCGACGGAGGCCTGGCGCATCGGCTTCGTGCATGACCTGTGCGAGCCGGAATCCCTGGACATGCGCATCGCCGCCCTGGTGGACACGTTCATGCTGACGGCGCCGGACGCCGTCCTGGCCACCAAGCAACTGGTGCACGAGCTGCCGCTGCGCGCCATGGAGAAGAAGAGCGCGGACCCCGCGGCCGCCCCGCCTGCCACGCCCGACATCGGCGAGGCGGGCGGCTCGAATGCCGATCCGGCGGCGGGCGCGCCGGCCGCCGACGCCATGGTCAGGGGGGCCAGCCCCGGCCTGTCGGGCAACCGCCTGCCGGAATGGATCGTCGCCGGCGACCACCCCTCGGGGCTGGCGCCGGTATAG
- a CDS encoding FecR domain-containing protein: MTVARAPLSQSVVDAAIDWAVKIRCGTPTPETRAAFDAWLARDAAHPMAWERVQSMVGAMASVRGPLVMDTLRSAQDQRARHRVQRRAALRKIGALGILAPTVFWLGREHLPWQRLLADRSTRLGERRHVRLADGSLVDLNSDTAISFEQTAQRRLLTLRRGEIYVQTGHDAALTRGLPFFVQTPQGLVQALGTRFTVRLDDDASRLSVTEGAVRMAPAAGAARVLEAGQSGWLTRTQAGLSSRPAMDPNAWTDGVISGRDMRLGDVLAEIARYRSGRVVCDPAIAGRLVSGTFHIDDTDALLRFLARTQSLVVTYRTALWVHVGPAPEAAAGAGAAVTN, encoded by the coding sequence ATGACGGTGGCGCGCGCGCCGCTGTCCCAGTCCGTCGTCGACGCGGCGATAGACTGGGCCGTCAAGATACGCTGCGGCACGCCCACGCCGGAGACCCGCGCGGCGTTCGACGCCTGGCTGGCGCGGGACGCGGCGCATCCCATGGCCTGGGAACGCGTGCAAAGCATGGTGGGCGCGATGGCCAGCGTGCGCGGGCCCCTGGTCATGGACACGCTGCGCAGCGCGCAGGACCAGCGCGCCCGGCACCGGGTGCAGCGGCGCGCCGCCCTGCGCAAGATCGGCGCGCTGGGCATCCTGGCGCCCACCGTGTTCTGGCTGGGGCGCGAACACCTGCCGTGGCAGCGCCTGCTGGCCGACCGCAGCACCCGCCTGGGCGAGCGGCGGCACGTGCGCCTGGCCGACGGCAGCCTGGTTGACCTGAATTCGGACACGGCCATCTCCTTCGAACAGACGGCGCAGCGGCGCCTGCTGACATTACGCCGTGGCGAGATCTACGTGCAGACGGGCCACGACGCGGCGCTGACCCGCGGTCTGCCTTTCTTCGTCCAGACGCCGCAAGGGCTGGTCCAGGCGCTGGGCACGCGCTTCACGGTCAGGCTGGACGATGACGCCAGCCGCCTGTCCGTCACGGAGGGCGCGGTGCGGATGGCACCCGCGGCGGGCGCCGCGCGCGTGCTGGAGGCGGGGCAGAGCGGTTGGCTGACCCGCACGCAGGCCGGTCTTTCGTCCAGGCCGGCGATGGACCCGAACGCATGGACCGATGGCGTGATCAGCGGCCGCGACATGCGCCTGGGCGACGTGCTGGCCGAGATCGCGCGCTATCGCAGCGGCCGCGTCGTCTGCGATCCGGCCATTGCCGGCCGCCTGGTGTCCGGCACTTTCCACATCGACGACACCGACGCCCTGCTGCGTTTCCTCGCGCGCACCCAGTCGCTGGTCGTGACGTACCGCACCGCGCTGTGGGTGCACGTCGGCCCCGCACCCGAGGCCGCGGCCGGCGCGGGCGCCGCTGTTACAAATTAA